A stretch of Lepidochelys kempii isolate rLepKem1 chromosome 14, rLepKem1.hap2, whole genome shotgun sequence DNA encodes these proteins:
- the LOC140898234 gene encoding uncharacterized protein, which translates to MAAVELVTFEEVAVYFSEEEWALLDRGQRALYRDVMQENYETVTSLGFPISKPVVISWLERGEESWVSDIKGYKERESPRDAHTAANGTVSENKEKNPQPEELHGVLLERAEEDVSQSPEQGEAHESQHRPETQQGIQPGERWDKLIHRSRKAKKIKETVPQRIPAGERPNTCGDCGKNFCWRLDLIRHQRTHTGEKPYNCPDCERSFRRSSTLIEHQRIHSGEKPYKCPDCEKSFRWSSNLTTHQRFHTGERPYKCPECKKSFCCSSDLTKHQRTHSGEKPHKCPNCEKSFRSKSELTQHQRTHTGERPYRCTVCGKSFPQSSQLLLHHRIHTGERPYNCPNCGKSFSWKSNLINHQRIHTGERPYNCYDCGKCFNQSSNLNKHQRIHRGQKH; encoded by the exons atggctgcAGTGGAGCTGGTGAcgttcgaggaggtggctgtgtatttctcCGAGGAGGAATGGGCTCTGCTGGACCGTGGCCAGAGAGCCCtttacagggacgtcatgcaggagaattatGAGACTGTGACCTCACTGG GATTTCCAATTTCCAAACCTGTTGTGATCTCCtggctggaacgaggggaggagtcATGGGTCTCTGATATCAAAGGGTACAAAGAAAGGGAGAGCCCAAGAGATGCCCACACAG CAGCTAATGGGACGGTGAGTGAGAATAAGGAGAAGAATCCTCAGCCAGAGGAACTGCATGGAGTGCTGTTGGAAAGAGCCGAAGAGGACGTttcccagagtcctgagcagggagaAGCCCATGAGagccagcacaggccagagacacAGCAGGGAATCCAGCCAGGGGAGAGATGGGATAAATTGATTCATCGGAGCAGAAAGgcgaagaaaataaaagaaactgTTCCGCAGAGAATCCCTGCTGGAGAGAGACCCAACACATGCGGTGACTGTGGGAAAAACTTCTGTTGGAGATTAGACCTGATTAGACACCAAAGAACCCACACGGGAGAAAAACCCTATAACTGCCCTGACTGCGAGAGAAGCTTCAGACGGAGCTCAACCCTTAttgaacatcagagaatccacagtggagagaagccTTATAAGTGCCCTGACTGTGAGAAAAGCTTTCGTTGGAGCTCAAACCTCACTACACATCAGAGAttccatacaggagagagaccctataagtgTCCTGAATGTAAGAAAAGCTTCTGTTGCAGCTCAGACCTCACAAAACACCAGAGAACCCACAGTGGAGAGAAGCCCCATAAGTGCCCCAACTGCGAGAAAAGCTTCAGAAGCAAGTCAGAACTCACTCAGCACCAGAGAACCCatacgggagagagaccctacagATGCACTGTATGTGGGAAAAGCTTCCCTCAAAGCTCACAGCTTCTGCTACACCacagaatccacacgggagagagaccctataactGCCCCaactgcgggaaaagcttcagttgGAAATCAAACCTTATTAatcaccagagaatccacacaggggagagacccTATAATTGTTACGactgtgggaaatgcttcaatcagagctcaaaccttaacaaacaccagagaatccacaggGGACAAAAGCACTAG